The genomic region ACGTTCTCCTCAGACGACGTTCACTGTTTCCTTCTGAGCTTTTTGTACTGGTCGAGCAGCAGAAATGCAGCCAGCAGGCTGGAGAGCAGGTCAGCAGTCGGCAGACTGAACCATACGCCTTTGACGCCGAAGGTGCGCGGTAAAATCAGCAGACAGGGAAACAGGATGAGAACCTGTCGGGACAGGGACATGAGGATGGCCTTGCCCGCCATGCCGATGCTCTGGAA from bacterium harbors:
- a CDS encoding MATE family efflux transporter: FQSIGMAGKAILMSLSRQVLILFPCLLILPRTFGVKGVWFSLPTADLLSSLLAAFLLLDQYKKLRRKQ